From the genome of Papaver somniferum cultivar HN1 chromosome 2, ASM357369v1, whole genome shotgun sequence, one region includes:
- the LOC113348575 gene encoding ATP synthase gamma chain, chloroplastic-like: MSCSNLTMLVSSKSSLSDPSALSFRSALNPFCLPTYNSTTPSSRSSSQISCNLRELRDRIGSVTNTQKITEAMKLVAAAKVRRAQEAVVSGRPFSETLVEVLYSLNEQLQNEDVDIPLTTVRPVKKVALVVVTGDRGLCGGFNNQLLKKAEARIAELKSLGLQYTIISVGKKGNTYFSRRPYIPVDKYLDGGNLPTTKEAQAIADDVFSLFISEEVDKVELLYTKFVSLVKSDPVIHTLLPLSPKGEICDVNGTCVDAADDELFRLTTKEGKLTVERDVVRTKTIDFSPIIQFEQDPVQILDALLPLYLNSQILRALQESLASELAARMSAMSSASDNASDLKKALSTQFNRRRQAKITGEILEIVAGADALV, translated from the coding sequence ATGTCTTGCTCAAATCTAACTATGTTGGTCTCTTCAAAATCGAGTCTCTCTGATCCATCTGCACTCTCATTTAGATCTGCCCTAAACCCATTTTGTCTCCCAACTTACAATTCAACAACCCCATCATCTCGATCTTCATCTCAAATTAGTTGCAATCTTCGCGAACTCCGTGACCGTATTGGTTCTGTAACCAATACCCAGAAGATTACTGAAGCAATGAAGCTTGTGGCTGCTGCGAAAGTTAGAAGAGCTCAGGAAGCAGTGGTAAGTGGTAGACCCTTTTCTGAAACCCTAGTTGAAGTACTTTACAGTCTTAATGAACAACTTCAGAATGAAGATGTTGATATTCCTTTAACAACTGTTCGTCCTGTCAAGAAAGTTGCAttagttgttgttactggtgatcgAGGTCTTTGTGGTGGTTTCAATAATCAGCTCTTGAAAAAAGCTGAAGCTAGAATTGCAGAATTGAAGAGTCTTGGTTTGCAATACACTATTATTAGTGTTGGGAAAAAGGGAAATACTTATTTCTCTAGGAGACCTTACATTCCTGTTGATAAATACCTTGATGGTGGAAATCTTCCTACTACTAAAGAAGCTCAAGCTATTGCAGAtgatgtgttttcgttgtttatTAGTGAAGAAGTCGATAAAGTCGAACTTTTATACACTAAGTTTGTTTCTCTAGTGAAATCGGATCCTGTCATTCATACACTGCTTCCACTTTCGCCTAAAGGAGAAATTTGTGATGTCAATGGAACATGCGTTGATGCAGCAGACGATGAGCTTTTCCGCTTGACTACCAAAGAAGGAAAATTGACTGTCGAAAGGGATGTAGTGCGAACTAAAACAATTGATTTTTCACCTATCATTCAATTTGAGCAAGACCCAGTTCAGATTCTTGATGCACTTCTGCCTTTGTATTTAAACAGTCAAATTTTGAGGGCATTACAGGAGTCTTTAGCTAGTGAACTTGCAGCCAGGATGAGTGCCATGAGCAGTGCATCTGATAATGCAAGTGATTTGAAGAAAGCTCTTTCCACACAGTTTAACCGAAGGCGTCAAGCTAAGATTACTGGTGAGATATTGGAGATTGTTGCTGGTGCTGATGCGTTAGTATGA